Proteins from one Triticum aestivum cultivar Chinese Spring chromosome 7A, IWGSC CS RefSeq v2.1, whole genome shotgun sequence genomic window:
- the LOC123149145 gene encoding nucleolin, which yields MPPAKAKKLRRAAAAAAPPESSPAPPPAAAETPPAAATPERSPAPPPAVAETPPAAATPERSPAPPPAVPETTPAAAPPETSPARAPVVAATPPESSEASVTVAEDGGGKDKMAVEDLGEVEREEATGAESVEEEPEEEEPEEVEESEEVEEVEESEEVEEEEEEEEDPDGEDDPEEAEEDAEDVEEDPEDPEEEADAVEDDEEDTVLAAGSEKTVTVEGGAEEEAMVTISKEGGGEVTGLESAVVEEPEEAANVDEGQEEAEEEEAEEDAMEEDATEVPGDGATPDDMNELSEEEHEESGHEGTHGNNNEGGVACQLSVHSEAQNGQLDSSLPTLGSVSVGNTKDLQVFLHGLPKDCAEKDITEVFSQFGEIESIKTIRKKNSIAFVRYMSTEAAKKALAEFKEGAEVTGGRVKVSASRGDNTLYLSNICKSWTKEQVRTSLRSIGIDGFDMSLPVDPETGGQNRGITFLKFASPDNAKAASQLLQQPDALITIVKSVKESAQIPTESSLELAMLQVKTVYLEHVPLSWDKGKVKECCKAYGVIQDVHILKKSKTKTSFVEFSSRKSALACVEGINSANIGGEVKLAASLARPRRETQLDKKSAKGGVKVNSDATSKDTNNSIKKKNQNREVRVKKDSPHKLRKGDVSKLTSHVDAKVPQSSNPSKGKRKAGKTENTAVNERAPKRARKNRGVLTKPSNRTSHGGHARVPYAGESSGNIKRPVGPQYVTGNQSYPIAGASSRSKPNARDLEPHAGYIPPTNRVRAPANHVPVTYVYDHPRSAPSTIHHIDGLPYAREIAAPPPAYGYTSNPQYQDGYAYAYHPPPHPSGSYHYPGTGAYSPRRRYY from the exons ATGCCTCCAGCCAAAGCCAAGAAACTCCGGCGGGCCGCGGCTGCGGCCGCCCCCCCAGAGAGCTCCCCGGCGCCCCCTCCGGCTGCGGCGGAGACACCTCCCGCGGCTGCCACCCCAGAGAGATCCCCGGCGCCCCCTCCGGCTGTGGCGGAGACCCCTCCGGCGGCCGCCACCCCAGAGAGATCCCCGGCGCCCCCTCCGGCTGTGCCGGAGACCACTCCCGCTGCCGCCCCGCCAGAGACCTCTCCGGCGCGCGCTCCGGTTGTGGCGGCGACCCCTCCCGAGTCGTCGGAGGCTAGTGTTACGGTTGCGGAGGATGGTGGCGGGAAGgacaagatggcggtggaggatctCGGTGAGGTGGAGCGTGAGGAGGCCACCGGGGCGGAGTCCGTAGAGGAGGAGcccgaggaggaggagccggaggaggtggaggagtcggaggaggtggaggaggtggaggagtcggaggaggtggaggaggaggaggaggaggaggaggaccctgATGGGGAGGATGATCCCGAGGAAGCGGAGGAGGATGCTGAGGACGTGGAGGAGGATCCTGAGGACCCAGAGGAGGAAGCCGACGCAGTCGAGGATGATGAGGAGGATACGGTGCTGGCGGCTGGGTCGGAGAAGACGGTGACTGTGGAGGGCGGTGCTGAGGAGGAAGCGATGGTGACCATATCCAAGGAGGGCGGCGGTGAAGTTACGGGGTTAGAGTCTGCCGTGGTAGAGGAGCCCGAGGAGGCTGCTAATGTGGATGAGGGACAAGAAGAGGCAGAAGAGGAGGAAGCTGAAGAGGATGCAATGGAAGAGGATGCTACAGAGGTCCCGGGAGATGGCGCCACCCCAGATG ACATGAATGAACTATCTGAAGAAGAACATGAAGAATCTGGGCATGAAGGTACACATGGGAATAACAACGAGGGTGGTGTTGCCTGCCAGTTGAGTGTCCATTCTGAGGCGCAGAATGGTCAACTTGACTCCTCATTGCCTACACTAGGTTCAGTTTCAGTGGGCAATACTAAAGACTTGCAAGTATTTCTTCATGGATTGCCTAAGGATTGTGCTGAGAAAGACATTACAGAGGTCTTTTCTCAATTCGGAGAGATTGAATCTATTAAAACAATTAGAAAAAAGAACAGCATTGCATTCGTTCGTTATATGAGCACTGAAGCTGCAAAGAAGGCTCTTGCCGAATTTAAGGAGGGAGCTGAG GTGACAGGGGGAAGGGTTAAAGTATCAGCTTCTAGAGGTGATAATACCCTTTACCTTAGCAACATCTGCAAAAGCTGGACAAAAGAGCAG GTGCGAACTTCCTTGAGAAGTATCGGAATCGATGGATTTGATATGAGTTTACCCGTTGATCCTGAAACTGGAGGACAAAACCGAGGGATTACTTTTCTCAAATTTGCTTCGCCTGACAACGCCAAAGCTGCATCTCAGCTGCTACAGCAACCAGATGCATTGATTACCATTGTTAAAAGTGTGAAGGAATCTGCTCAAATCCCTACAGAATCAAGCCTGGAGCTTGCTATGCTGCAG GTTAAAACAGTATACCTCGAACATGTTCCTCTTTCTTGGGATAAGGGCAAAGTTAAAGAATGTTGCAAAGCATATGGGGTGATTCAGGATGTTCACATTTTAAAGAAGTCAAAAACGAAAACTTCTTTTGTTGAATTCTCATCCAGGAAGAGTGCATTAGCTTGTGTGGAAGGAATAAACAGTGCCAATATTGGTGGTGAAGTTAAG CTGGCTGCAAGTCTTGCTCGACCACGTCGGGAAACACAACTGGACAAGAAGAGTGCTAAAGGTGGGGTCAAGGTCAATAGTGATGCAACTTCCAAAGACACCAACAATTCTATTAAGAAAAAGAACCAGAATAGGGAGGTCAGAGTGAAGAAGGATTCACCACATAAATTGCGAAAAGGTGATGTGAGCAAGCTGACCTCACATGTTGATGCGAAAGTACCACAATCATCCAACCCATCTAAAGGCAAACGGAAAGCTGGAAAGACTGAAAATACCGCTGTAAATGAAAGGGCACCGAAGAGAGCACGGAAGAATC GTGGTGTTCTGACAAAACCTTCCAACAGAACATCTCATGGTGGTCATGCTAGAGTTCCCTATGCAGGAGAATCTTCTGGAAACATTAAGCGCCCTGTGGGACCTCAATATGTAACTGGCAACCAATCTTACCCCATTGCGGGCGCATCTTCCAGATCTAAACCAAATGCTCGTGACCTG GAACCTCATGCTGGATACATCCCTCCTACAAATCGTGTTCGTGCACCTGCAAATCATGTTCCAGTCACCTATGTTTATGATCATCCGAG AAGCGCACCATCCACTATCCATCACATTGACGGTCTTCCTTATGCTAGAG AAATAGCAGCTCCACCACCAGCCTATGGGTACACAAGCAATCCTCAATACCAG GATGGATATGCATACGCCTACCACCCCCCGCCTCATCCAAGTGGATCTTACCACTACCCAGGAACCGGCGCATATAGCCCTCGAAGGAGATACTACTGA